Proteins encoded by one window of Haliaeetus albicilla chromosome 21, bHalAlb1.1, whole genome shotgun sequence:
- the LOC104317931 gene encoding serine/threonine-protein kinase SBK2-like, translating into MAESSAAAVAAVGTAAPTVLDELLEITAQSLVRTEVAEHYEVIRELGRGKYGHVMLVTHRQRGTPMALKLLPKASTKLHTFLYEYCVALSLATHPAIIGMFGIAIESSQYYGFLYEPALHKDLISIIKPRDGIPEPAAKQCAKQLVSALEFIHSRGLVYRDVKPENVLLFDPECRRIKLTDFGLTRPKGTKLKLVAGVIPYTAPELSNTADAQGVPIDTSLDAWAFGVLLFCLLTGYFPWEQSLPDDPFFEDFMLWQETGLDEDLPRHWKRLTAEAALMLRSLLALDPAERGPVGGALRYVDRPWRLEDGAGEGAAAEP; encoded by the exons ATGGCCGAGAGCTCAGCTGCGGCTGTGGCAGCGGTGGGGACAGCGGCACCCACTGTGCTAGATGAGCTCCTGGAGATCACAGCTCAGAGCCTGGTGCGCACCGAGGTGGCCGAGCACTATGAGGTTATTCgggagctgggcaggggcaAGTATGGCCACGTGATGCTCGTGACCCACAGGCAGAGAG ggactCCTATGGCTCTCAAGCTGCTACCCAAAGCCAGTACCAAGCTGCACACCTTCCTGTATGAGTATTGCGTGGCGCTCTCCCTCGCCACCCACCCTGCCATCATCGGCATGTTTGGCATTGCCATCGAGTCCAGCCAGTACTATGGCTTCCTCTACGAACCAGCACTGCACAAAGACCTCATCTCCATCATCAAACCCCGG GATGGGATCCCCGAGCCGGCCGCGAAGCAGTGTGCCAAGCAGCTGGTGAGCGCGCTGGAGTTCATCCACAGCCGTGGCCTCGTGTACCGTGACGTCAAGCCAGAGAACGTGCTGCTTTTCGATCCCGAGTGCCGGCGCATCAAGCTGACTGACTTCGGGCTTACGCGGCCCAAGGGTACCAAGCTCAAGCTGGTGGCCGGGGTGATCCCCTACACCGCGCCCGAGCTCAGCAACACCGCCGATGCTCAGGGGGTGCCCATCGACACCAGCCTGGACGCCTGGGCCTTCGGCgtgctgcttttctgcctgcTGACCGGCTACTTCCCCTGGGAGCAGAGCCTGCCGGACGACCCTTTCTTTGAGGACTTCATGCTGTGGCAGGAGACGGGCCTGGACGAGGACCTGCCCCGCCACTGGAAACGCCTGACGGCCGAGGCGGCCCTGATGCTGCGGAGCCTGCTGGCCCTCGACCCGGCCGAGCGCGGCCCCGTCGGCGGAGCCCTGCGCTACGTCGACCGCCCTTGGCGGCTGGAGGACGGGGCCGGCGAGGGGGCTGCGGCCGAGCCCTAG
- the CMBL gene encoding carboxymethylenebutenolidase homolog translates to MANESRPCPCDIGDRFDYESRGQEVQAEHIKAYICKPPASTDKAVIVIHDIFGWQLPNTRYMADMLAAHGYIAICPDFFVGQEAWKLSNDWATFNDWLKTRNAGKIDKEVDVILKYLREQCGAKKIGVIGFCWGGAAVQHLMLKNPHLKTGVSLYGVIRFFEDRSSLLHPTFFIFAEKDEHIPLEQVTLLEQKLKQNCKVDYEVKIYPGQTHGFVHRKREDINPQDKPYIEEGRKDMINWLNKYL, encoded by the exons ATGGCTAACGAATCGAGGCCCTGCCCGTGCGATATCGGAGACAGGTTTGACTATGAGAGTCGTGGCCAGGAAGTACAAGCTGAGCACATCAAGGCGTACATTTGCAAACCACCTGCCAGCACAGACAAAGCTGTGATTGTGATTCATGATATATTTGGATGGCAACTCCCAAACACCAGATACATGGCTGATATGCTTGCGGCTCATGGATACAT aGCCATCTGCCCAGATTTTTTTGTGGGACAAGAAGCTTGGAAACTTTCTAATGACTGGGCGACTTTCAATGACTGGCTGAAAACCCGAAATGCCGGCAAAATAGACAA AGAAGTCGATGTCATCCTGAAGTATCTGAGGGAACAATGTGGTGCAAAGAAGATTGGTGTCATTGGGTTTTGCTGGGGTGGAGCAGCAGTACAACATCTGATGCTGAAAAATCCTCATTTAAAGACGGGGGTGTCCCTCTATG GAGTGATCAGGTTCTTTGAGGACAGATCCAGTTTGCTTCATCCCACCTTCTTCATTTTTGCTGAAAAGGATGAGCACATCCCATTGGAGCAG GTCACTCTACTGGAGCAGAAGCTTAAACAAAACTGTAAAGTTGATTATGAAGTTAAAATTTACCCTGGACAGACGCATGGGTTTGTACATCGCAAAAGAGAAGATATCAATCCTCAAGATAAACCTTATAttgaggaaggaagaaaggataTGATCAACTGGCTGAATAAATACCTTTAG
- the LOC104325117 gene encoding carboxymethylenebutenolidase homolog, with product MANESRPCLCDIGDRFDYESRGQEVQAEHIKAYVCKPPASTDKAVIVIHDIFGWQLPNTRYMADMLAAHGYIAICPDFYVGREAWKPSDDWSNFDDWLKTRDARKINKEADAVLKYLKEQCGAKKLGVVGFCWGGIAVRHLMMTYPELKAGVSLNGLIKDSDDISNLLNPAFFIFAEKDDFIPLRQVFTLLEQKLKKNCKVSYEVKIYPGQTHGCIHRRREDINPQDKPYIEGGRKDMINWLNKYINRRAT from the exons ATGGCTAATGAATCGAGGCCCTGCCTGTGTGATATTGGAGACAGGTTTGACTATGAGAGTCGTGGCCAGGAAGTACAAGCTGAGCACATCAAGGCGTACGTTTGCAAACCACCTGCCAGCACAGACAAAGCTGTGATTGTGATTCATGATATATTTGGATGGCAACTCCCAAACACCAGATACATGGCTGATATGCTTGCTGCTCATGGATACAT AGCCATCTGCCCAGACTTTTATGTAGGAAGAGAAGCTTGGAAGCCTTCTGATGACTGGTCCAATTTCGATGATTGGCTGAAAACTCGAGATgccaggaaaataaacaa AGAAGCTGATGCTGTcctgaaatatttaaaggaaCAGTGTGGTGCAAAGAAATTAGGGGTCGTTGGTTTTTGCTGGGGTGGTATTGCTGTACGTCACCTGATGATGACATACCCAGAATTAAAGGCTGGTGTATCTCTCAATG GACTAATCAAGGATTCTGATGATATATCCAATCTCCTGAAccctgcatttttcatttttgctgaaaaagatGACTTCATTCCCCTTCGTCAAGTAT TCACCTTGCTGgagcagaagctgaagaaaaattgtAAAGTCAGTTATGAAGTTAAAATTTATCCTGGACAAACTCATGGTTGTATACATCGCAGAAGAGAAGATATCAATCCTCAGGATAAGCCTTATAttgagggaggaagaaaggataTGATCAACTGGctgaataaatacattaatagAAGAGcaacttaa